The sequence GTGAGGGGGATGAAGACCTTGCGCGAATAGGTCACGCGACGGCCATGCGCTGCGACCGTCATCGCCTCCGCTGCCTCCATCATGTCCGCAAGGGACGGGGATCGCAGCACCGCCGCAATCCCGGCCGCTTCGTCTTCGCTCAGATGCAGTAGATCCAGTGTCACATCGCACTCCTCGCCAGGGCAAGCCCGCGAATGGTTTCTAGCGGCGCCGCATGTCCGGGCAAGGCCGCGATGAAGGTCGAGACGCCCATCGCCTCAAGTTGCCGCAGCATGTCCGTGGCCGCGTCGACGGGTCCTGCCAACGTATCGAAATCCGCCAGAAACCCGGTCAGCCCCAATTCTTCCATCAAGGCCACATTCCTGCCGCCGACGACCACATGTTCGGTCGGGTCATAGCGCGCGTGCAGTTCATCGATCTTGCCGCGAAACTGCGTCGGGACACGCGCCAGCGTTTCGGGCGTGCGGAAGGCCATGCCGTTGACGACGATGAACGCCTTGAGATCGTCAATGGCTTGGTCCCGGCTGGGACGGATCGAGGCGAAGGAAACGACCCAAATATCGATCGACAAAGGGTCCCGCCCCGCCGCCTGCGCCGCTGCCCGGACCGTATCGATCCGGTCCTTCAGCGCGTCGAGATGGCGTTCACCCGCGAACAATATGACGCCATCGGCTTGCTCGCCCGCCAGAGCCAGCGCCTTGGGACCGAAGGCGGAATAATAGATCGGAATCGGCCGGGCAAAACGGAGCGGCTTGATCTCCGCTCCGTTCAGCTCCGCCGGCCGTCCGGCAAACAGGTCCCGAAGCGCCGCCAGTTCCGCCCGTATTTCCT is a genomic window of Sphingobium sp. TKS containing:
- a CDS encoding LLM class flavin-dependent oxidoreductase, with the protein product MAMKLGICSMWGDRLDGFREEVRLAADLGFELITVGDSPAGWHELYVSLTLAALDAPKATLAPLVTSPFMRHPLVTASALSTIDDLSGGRVALGLATGGSTVLAIGRPPATQKEIRAELAALRDLFAGRPAELNGAEIKPLRFARPIPIYYSAFGPKALALAGEQADGVILFAGERHLDALKDRIDTVRAAAQAAGRDPLSIDIWVVSFASIRPSRDQAIDDLKAFIVVNGMAFRTPETLARVPTQFRGKIDELHARYDPTEHVVVGGRNVALMEELGLTGFLADFDTLAGPVDAATDMLRQLEAMGVSTFIAALPGHAAPLETIRGLALARSAM